A genomic region of Streptomyces diastaticus subsp. diastaticus contains the following coding sequences:
- a CDS encoding penicillin acylase family protein: MATSCSAHRPRYRRLWRLPTARSTGTVTLAATVVAVLAGLLAPPWAPLLVVALAAGALAGLLRRHRPRLAIEIRMARTLVASRPTCGDIQVPGLDAEVRAGVRKDGVTRIEAASWRDAVRALGFVMGRDRGFHLDLMRRTAAGRLAEVWGRTAVPVDEHYRRLGFGKAAKTAARHLQAPERDLLEAFADGVNAALAHHPFESRFLSYGPRPWTVEDSVLIALSTFHGLSWNEEDKRAEAVMRAALPADVAAFFLPGGGDLPEGLARYRGAAEDLVTVDKAVAGSNCWAAAGLLACDPHLPLTLPNLLYEVDLAWPGGTVRGLAVPGLPAVLTGTNGHLAWGITNLTADVLDLVPAERTEERVGRIRVRGGSPVETRTTWSDSLPVSPRPLLGQRVAMRWTGYDPRACDLKLQRLAHARSVEEGIKVLEEAEGIALNVLLTDTDGHLAHLATGLLPKRPGEGHLTGAQRPRSVDPTDNILVSANDSAFPEKPYRIGYDSDPGVRARRIRHLLTAGADSAEAMRALQHDTAAELYEPYRDIAVRVLTGRDDRTAALLAAWDGTAGADSRAFPVLVRLRAVLARRVLSPFLAACRELEPDFRYAFRCVDRPLLAVLRSNDASLLPPGLVEECVTEAVEATARDGRRTWGETNQVGLDHPLVALVPWAAPLLSVPATPQPGALHTVRTCVPGFAAAGRAVLSPHGDACFDLPAGQSGHPLSVHFDDRHARWSNPGTAVRPPDAVCTFVLRPAVPEATEIPAVPQELGERN, translated from the coding sequence GTGGCGACGTCGTGTTCCGCCCACCGCCCGCGGTATCGGCGGCTGTGGCGGCTGCCCACCGCGCGGTCGACGGGCACGGTGACGCTCGCCGCGACGGTCGTCGCCGTGCTCGCCGGTCTGCTCGCTCCGCCCTGGGCCCCCCTCCTGGTGGTGGCCCTCGCGGCGGGCGCCCTGGCGGGCCTCCTGAGACGTCACCGGCCCCGCCTGGCCATCGAAATACGCATGGCGCGCACCCTGGTCGCCTCCCGGCCGACGTGCGGTGACATACAGGTGCCCGGACTCGACGCGGAAGTGCGGGCCGGTGTGCGAAAGGACGGAGTGACCCGGATCGAGGCCGCGTCGTGGCGGGATGCCGTGCGCGCGCTCGGGTTCGTCATGGGCCGCGACCGGGGCTTCCACCTGGACCTGATGCGCCGTACCGCCGCCGGACGGCTCGCCGAAGTGTGGGGCAGGACCGCGGTGCCCGTCGACGAGCACTACCGGCGGCTCGGGTTCGGCAAGGCCGCGAAGACGGCGGCCCGGCACCTCCAGGCGCCGGAACGCGACCTGCTCGAGGCCTTCGCGGATGGCGTGAACGCGGCACTGGCACACCACCCGTTCGAAAGCCGCTTCCTGTCCTACGGCCCCCGCCCCTGGACCGTCGAGGACAGCGTGCTGATCGCGCTGTCCACGTTCCACGGCCTGTCCTGGAACGAGGAGGACAAACGGGCCGAGGCCGTGATGCGAGCGGCCCTGCCCGCGGACGTCGCCGCGTTCTTCCTGCCGGGCGGCGGCGACCTCCCCGAAGGACTGGCCCGGTACCGCGGCGCGGCAGAGGACCTCGTCACCGTGGACAAAGCCGTCGCCGGGTCCAACTGCTGGGCCGCAGCCGGCCTGCTCGCCTGCGACCCCCACCTGCCGCTGACACTGCCGAACCTCCTGTACGAGGTGGATCTGGCGTGGCCGGGAGGGACCGTGCGCGGGCTCGCCGTGCCCGGCCTGCCCGCCGTGCTCACCGGCACCAACGGACACCTCGCCTGGGGCATCACCAACCTCACCGCCGACGTTCTCGACCTCGTCCCCGCGGAGCGGACCGAAGAACGCGTGGGACGCATCCGGGTGCGCGGCGGCTCCCCCGTCGAGACCCGCACCACCTGGTCCGACTCCCTGCCCGTGTCGCCGCGGCCGCTGCTGGGACAACGGGTCGCCATGCGCTGGACCGGATACGACCCGCGCGCCTGCGACCTGAAACTCCAGCGCCTGGCCCACGCCAGGAGCGTCGAAGAGGGCATCAAGGTGCTGGAGGAGGCCGAGGGCATCGCGCTCAACGTGCTCCTGACCGACACGGACGGACACCTGGCGCACCTGGCGACCGGACTGCTCCCCAAACGGCCGGGAGAAGGCCATCTCACCGGGGCGCAGCGCCCCCGATCGGTCGACCCGACCGACAACATCCTGGTGTCGGCCAACGACAGCGCGTTCCCCGAGAAGCCGTACCGGATCGGATACGACAGCGACCCCGGCGTCCGCGCCCGCCGGATCCGGCACCTTTTGACCGCGGGCGCGGACAGTGCCGAGGCCATGCGGGCGCTCCAGCACGACACCGCGGCCGAACTGTACGAGCCCTACCGCGACATCGCGGTGCGCGTCCTGACCGGGCGCGACGACCGTACCGCCGCCCTGCTGGCGGCGTGGGACGGCACTGCCGGAGCGGACTCCCGCGCGTTCCCCGTCCTGGTGCGGCTGCGGGCCGTGCTCGCCCGACGCGTGCTGTCCCCCTTCCTCGCCGCGTGCCGCGAACTCGAACCGGACTTCCGCTACGCCTTCCGCTGCGTGGACCGACCGCTGCTCGCCGTCCTGCGATCGAACGACGCCTCCCTGCTGCCCCCCGGCCTCGTCGAGGAATGCGTCACCGAGGCCGTCGAGGCCACCGCGCGGGACGGACGGCGCACCTGGGGCGAGACCAACCAGGTCGGACTCGACCACCCACTCGTCGCACTGGTGCCGTGGGCCGCCCCACTGCTGAGCGTCCCCGCAACCCCCCAGCCCGGCGCGCTGCACACCGTACGCACCTGCGTACCGGGCTTTGCCGCCGCCGGACGAGCCGTGCTGTCGCCGCACGGCGACGCCTGCTTCGACTTGCCCGCCGGCCAGTCCGGTCACCCTCTGAGTGTCCACTTCGACGACCGCCACGCACGGTGGTCGAACCCCGGCACGGCCGTGCGCCCGCCAGACGCGGTCTGCACGTTCGTGCTTCGGCCCGCAGTCCCTGAAGCGACCGAGATACCCGCTGTGCCCCAAGAGCTTGGAGAAAGGAACTGA
- a CDS encoding phosphopantetheine-binding protein, whose protein sequence is MPLNDHLEDTARKRPPTPTEALVAGIFGELLDTPPAPLDTDFFELGGHSMLAVRAVHEIAERTGIELDLETFFDLETVTDIAAELDRLRAAGAHTTHEGEI, encoded by the coding sequence GTGCCCCTGAACGACCACCTCGAAGACACGGCGCGAAAGCGTCCCCCCACCCCGACGGAAGCCCTGGTCGCGGGCATCTTCGGTGAACTCCTCGACACCCCGCCCGCCCCGCTGGACACCGACTTCTTCGAACTCGGCGGGCACTCGATGCTCGCCGTGCGCGCCGTACACGAAATCGCCGAGAGGACGGGGATCGAGCTGGACCTGGAGACGTTCTTCGACCTGGAGACGGTCACCGACATCGCAGCCGAACTGGACCGTCTGCGGGCAGCCGGCGCGCACACCACGCACGAAGGGGAGATCTGA
- a CDS encoding non-ribosomal peptide synthetase gives MNTDLLTARTDLLTAFQRRLAQAPDAMAVTEDGTIRTYADLGRESAAYARELSARGAGPEKIVALVSDRCAQYVAMVLGVLRTGAAFVPIEPHTPAHRARQVCGTAGAHLLFARPGHEEYAAGLGPAVLTADPETTPTGQELAGTPVAATASAGAEHAARHPRHLAYVIFTSGSTGAPKGVMVEDEGMDNHIAAKVQDLDLGPEDVIGFTAPLSFDISVWQCLTGLTIGAAAAVASPHNISEPAELAAWVRRHRVTVLEIVPSFLSVLVDELREDTELRAALGSLRFLIATGEALPSRVARSWYAYCPDIPIVNAYGPTECSDDVTHHFVTDEECAQAAFPPIGRENLRTRIHLMDAEGRAVRPGEEGELLVGGIGVGRGYIADPVKTALAFVPDHLGDTPGKRLYRTGDRGARRPDGAIDFFGRRDRQVKIRGHRVELGDVEAQLLRVPGVVAAACVLVGDRLHAFVTGPDTSQGTRVYKEVRAHAPGYLVPHQVTVLERMPTNTSGKVDHRALKELTAPAPAEQTGPAPDGARAVVADVRLDDVRAVVAEALGVPSVGPDDDFFRAGGDSLCAMTLVSRVRKRFDAPGTQLRAFLVNPTPRGLHAALETTAPHRADVPPGALSSGQERLWFLEQLHKRKAPQLLRLELTLRGDLNPRALQHALDAVVLRHEPLRTVFSQQRAIPVGTVWDKAAVTLEHLEAGNDPADSGGPAAGQGLSSHTARPPLMTATLRRTGPDLHVLTLTLHHLVADGWSLVVLGREIAEYYQRWVDGDTEVPLPATTFGHCVSQEKQWLDSPEAAEFERYWTGQLAGARPVLDLPLDRERPRSTDFTARHVVHELTEAETRAVVELARDLRATPFMAVMAAFCQVLREASGTDDIVIGMDSVNRSWPDSEHLIGTFVNQLPVRFAAPTPTFRDLVELARRQCLGAYEHDRLPFHRIVAAVNPPRQAGRFPLFQVKVTQQSAWRTGVSLPDIEVTPTELAEPETDLDLLLDVSGESSRLRLELVYRPQVTDAQTAHRWLTSIGDVLHGAIDRP, from the coding sequence ATGAACACGGACCTGCTCACCGCCCGCACGGACCTGCTGACGGCGTTCCAGCGCCGACTCGCCCAAGCACCCGACGCGATGGCCGTCACCGAGGACGGAACAATACGCACCTACGCGGACCTCGGTCGTGAATCGGCCGCGTACGCACGGGAGTTGAGCGCGCGAGGCGCCGGTCCCGAGAAGATCGTGGCGCTCGTCTCCGACCGCTGCGCGCAGTACGTCGCCATGGTGCTCGGCGTGCTGCGGACGGGCGCGGCCTTCGTCCCGATCGAGCCGCACACGCCCGCTCACCGCGCCCGCCAAGTGTGCGGGACGGCGGGCGCGCACCTGCTGTTCGCACGGCCCGGCCACGAGGAGTACGCGGCCGGCCTGGGCCCCGCGGTGCTCACCGCGGACCCGGAAACGACGCCCACGGGCCAGGAGCTCGCGGGCACGCCGGTCGCGGCCACGGCGTCCGCCGGTGCCGAGCACGCGGCCCGCCACCCTCGCCATCTGGCGTACGTCATCTTCACGTCCGGCTCCACCGGCGCCCCCAAAGGCGTCATGGTCGAGGACGAGGGCATGGACAATCACATCGCGGCCAAGGTCCAAGACCTCGACCTCGGGCCCGAGGACGTCATCGGGTTCACCGCGCCGTTGTCCTTCGACATCTCGGTGTGGCAATGCCTGACCGGACTGACGATCGGCGCGGCCGCCGCGGTCGCCTCGCCGCACAACATCTCCGAACCCGCCGAGCTGGCCGCCTGGGTGCGGCGACACCGGGTCACAGTGCTGGAGATCGTGCCCTCGTTCCTGTCCGTACTGGTCGACGAACTGCGCGAGGACACCGAACTGCGAGCCGCCCTCGGCTCGTTGCGTTTCCTGATCGCCACCGGAGAGGCGCTCCCCTCCCGAGTCGCCCGAAGCTGGTACGCGTACTGCCCTGACATCCCGATCGTCAACGCGTACGGCCCGACGGAGTGTTCGGACGACGTCACCCACCACTTCGTCACCGACGAGGAATGCGCGCAGGCGGCCTTTCCCCCCATTGGCCGGGAAAACCTGCGCACCCGCATCCACCTGATGGACGCCGAAGGCCGGGCGGTCCGGCCCGGGGAGGAGGGAGAGCTGCTGGTCGGCGGGATCGGCGTCGGCCGCGGCTACATCGCCGATCCGGTGAAGACCGCGCTCGCGTTCGTGCCGGACCACCTCGGCGACACACCGGGCAAGCGGCTCTACCGCACCGGGGACCGCGGCGCCCGCCGGCCCGACGGGGCGATCGACTTCTTCGGCAGACGCGACCGCCAGGTGAAGATCCGCGGACACCGCGTCGAACTGGGCGACGTGGAAGCGCAGTTGCTGCGGGTGCCCGGCGTGGTCGCGGCGGCCTGCGTGCTCGTCGGCGACCGGCTCCACGCGTTCGTCACGGGCCCCGACACGTCACAGGGCACCCGCGTATACAAGGAGGTACGCGCCCACGCGCCCGGCTATCTGGTGCCACATCAGGTGACCGTGCTGGAGCGGATGCCCACCAATACCTCCGGCAAGGTGGACCACCGGGCCCTGAAAGAACTGACCGCGCCCGCGCCCGCCGAGCAGACCGGCCCCGCCCCGGACGGCGCGCGGGCGGTGGTCGCCGACGTGCGCCTGGACGACGTGCGGGCGGTGGTCGCCGAGGCACTCGGCGTGCCGTCGGTGGGCCCGGACGACGACTTCTTCCGGGCCGGTGGCGACTCGCTGTGCGCCATGACACTGGTGTCACGCGTACGCAAACGGTTCGACGCCCCCGGCACACAACTGCGGGCGTTTCTTGTCAACCCGACCCCACGCGGACTGCATGCCGCCCTGGAGACGACCGCACCGCACCGGGCCGACGTGCCGCCCGGCGCCCTGTCCTCGGGCCAGGAACGGCTCTGGTTCCTGGAGCAGTTGCACAAGCGCAAGGCCCCACAGCTCCTCCGGCTCGAACTCACCCTCCGCGGCGACCTGAACCCGCGCGCGCTCCAGCACGCCCTGGATGCCGTCGTGCTCCGGCACGAACCGCTGCGCACCGTCTTCTCCCAGCAGCGCGCCATCCCGGTGGGCACCGTGTGGGACAAGGCGGCGGTGACACTGGAACACCTCGAAGCCGGCAACGACCCCGCCGACAGCGGCGGACCGGCCGCAGGCCAAGGGTTGTCCTCACACACCGCCCGCCCACCCCTGATGACGGCGACCCTCCGGCGCACAGGCCCCGATCTGCACGTTCTGACCCTGACACTGCACCACCTCGTCGCCGACGGCTGGTCACTGGTCGTACTGGGCCGGGAGATCGCCGAGTACTACCAGCGGTGGGTCGACGGCGACACCGAAGTGCCGCTCCCAGCAACGACGTTCGGTCACTGCGTCAGCCAGGAGAAACAGTGGCTGGACAGCCCGGAGGCCGCCGAGTTCGAACGCTATTGGACCGGACAGCTGGCCGGGGCCAGGCCCGTGCTCGACCTCCCGCTGGACCGGGAACGGCCCCGGTCCACCGACTTCACCGCCCGCCACGTCGTGCACGAGCTGACCGAGGCCGAGACCCGTGCGGTCGTGGAACTGGCGCGAGACTTGCGCGCGACGCCCTTCATGGCCGTGATGGCCGCCTTCTGCCAGGTGCTGCGCGAGGCGAGCGGCACGGACGACATCGTGATCGGCATGGACTCGGTGAACCGGTCGTGGCCGGACAGCGAGCACCTGATCGGCACCTTCGTGAACCAGCTGCCGGTGCGGTTCGCCGCGCCCACGCCCACATTCCGCGACCTGGTGGAGCTCGCGCGCCGCCAGTGCCTCGGCGCCTACGAGCACGACCGGCTGCCGTTCCACCGGATCGTCGCCGCGGTGAACCCGCCGCGGCAGGCGGGGCGCTTCCCGCTCTTCCAAGTCAAGGTCACCCAGCAGAGCGCCTGGCGCACCGGAGTGTCGCTGCCCGACATCGAGGTGACCCCGACGGAGCTCGCGGAACCCGAAACCGATCTCGACCTGCTGCTCGACGTGTCGGGAGAGTCGAGCCGACTGCGGCTGGAATTGGTCTACCGGCCCCAGGTGACCGACGCGCAGACCGCACACCGGTGGCTGACCTCCATCGGCGACGTCCTGCACGGCGCGATCGACCGGCCATGA